CGACGTGACGGGCCGGTGGCTGGACATCTGGTACCGCTCCGCCAGGCCGGGCCCAATCAACCCGCCCGCCGTGATCCGCTCGCCCCGGGATGCCGCCGCCGTGGCGGTGCGGGCCCTGGCGAACCACGATCTGGTCTTCTTTGAGCACTTCCTGACCGACCTGGTGGGCCACCGGCGCCTGGACCTGGCGCCGGAAGAACTGCTCCTCGTGCTGGACGCCTTCCTGGACGCCCTCCTGGATCTGCTGCCGGCCGATGCCCTGCTCCTGGTCACCAGCGATCACGGCAACCTGGAAGACATGACTACCCGCACCCACACCTACAACCCAGTACCCTTGCTGGCCTGGGGCCGGGATGCCCGCCGGGCCGCCGCCTCCGCCGCCTCGGTGGCCGACGTCTTCACCGTGGTGGGCAGGGCCCTGGGCTGGTCCTGACCTTCAACAAACGCCCTCAAGCCTGAAACACGGGCACCGAAGAACCGGGGCTCAAGCATAGGCCCGCACCCCGCCGGCATAGGCATGCCTTGGGGTGAGGCCATGAGGGGTGCCGGCGGGCCGATGGCCGTCCTGCAGCGCCGGTGGAAGGCCATGCTAATCGTCTCCTTGATGCTGGTGCTCATCCCCGTCGTGCCCTTGACCCGCGCCCTGGTGCCCGAAAGCCGCCTGGTGGCAGCCGGCGACGTCCATGCCCCCGCCTGCGGCGTCCGGCAGGAAGAGGGAACGGTCCCCGCCCTGCGGGCCGCCTGGTGGTGGCTCTGGACGGCCCGGCGGGACGGGGGCGACCCAGGCCACCAGTACGCCATCGTCATCGACACCTTCACCGAGACTTTGACCTTGTTCCGGGACGGGGAAGTGTTCAAGCAGTACCCGGTGGCCGTGGGCAAGCCGGCCACCCCCACTCCTCCCGGCGAGTGGCGGGTCACCAACAAGAGCACCAACTGGGGCGGCGGCTTCGGCACCCGCTGGAACGGCCTCAACGTGCCTTGGGGCATTTACGGCATCCACGGCACCAACCAGCCTCACGCCATCGGCCGGCACGTGAGCGGCGGCTGCATTCGCATGTTCAACCGGGATGTGGAGGAACTTTACGACATCATCCCCATCGGCACGCCCGTCACCATCTACGGCCCCCTGCCGTCGGTGGCGCCCCGCCCCAGCATCGGCGGCGGCTCGGGCAAGTTCATTTTGGTGATGCAGCTGCGCCTGCGCCAGGCGGGCTTCGACCCGGGATCCGTGGACGGCCGCTTCGGCCCCGCAACGGAAAGGAGCATTGCCGACCTGCATGCCTTCTACGGCCTGCCGCCGTCCGGTGAACTGAGCCGGGACGGCCAGCGCCTGATCTATTTCCCGGAGTGATGGATGTGAATGACCGGCGGAAAGGTCGCCCGTGGCTTGCATTCACCATCGGCATTGTTGTGTTGCTGGCCGCCGCCCTGGCCTGGCTGGGCGGCCGGGAAGACTTGCGCCTGCCCCTGCCGTGGCAGGAATCTCCCGAGTTCCGGGCTGTGGAACTGCCCCCCGACTACGAGGAAACCATCGTCCTGTGGGATTACCCCTGGCCCCTGTGGGAGCCGGTACTGGATCCCATGACCTTCGTAGCCGACGACACCCAGCGCCCCAGCTACCGGAAACTGCTGGACCGGGCCCTGGCCGATTTTCGCCGCCTCTACCCGGGCATCCAGGTGGAGGTGCGGCTCCTGTCCTTCGCCGAGGGCCCCGGGGAAGTGGCTGCGGCCTTGGCCGCCGGCCACGGGCCCGATGTGCTGGCAGTGTGGTGGGACAGCCCCCTGCCCCCTTCGGACCGTCTGGTGCCCGTCACCCCTTATCTGAAGGAAGGGGATCAAGAGGCCTACCATCCCCTGGCCTGGGAACTGGCGGCCACGGCCGGTGCCGGTGGGGAAGGGGAGGGGGCCGCCACTGCCCGGAGCCCGGGCGCCCGCAGCGCCGGCCGGCCTGAGGTTTGGGCCTGGCCCCGGTGGATAGCCTTCCACCCGTGGCTGCTGAATGTGGCTACCGTGGCGCCGCCCTCGGGCGATGCCACGCCCTCCGGCGGCCCGCAACCCCTGCCCCCGCCGTGGCGGGAAGCCCAGGAGGAGGGCTGGACCGTGGCCCAGGCCCGGGAATGGCTGGCCTCCCCGGAGGCCGCCGGCCGGCCGCCCTTCGTGCCCGGCACCGGCGGGCTGCCCCTTCTGGGAGAACTGCTGGCGGGCCGGCCCGATCCCACGGCCACGGCCACCGCGTTGACGGAACTCCGCCGGCTGGCGGGGGAGCAGGACGGCCCCCCGGCCATCTTCGCCGCCTTGAAGGAAGGCCGGTTCCGCCTGGCCGGCGGCTTGGGCCCGGCCACCGCCGCCTGGCCCTTCCTGCCGGCCCTGGGCCGGGACAGGGGAGAGCCGGTGCCCCCCTACGCCCTGCTGGCGCCGCCCTTGCCCTCCCACCCGGGCATCGGATCAGATCCGGATGGGCATGAGGCCGGTCCCGGATCCCGTCCCGAAAACCTTCAAGGAAACATGTTGCCGGGGCCCCGGCCGGTGGTCTCCCTGGGGGCTTACGCAGTGCCCAGGCCCCGGGATGCCGCCGCGCCGGAAAAAATCCAGGCGGCCATGGAACTGGCCCGCTTCCTCTCCCGGCGCCTGGCCGTGGAGCCCTTGGACCGCTTCCTGGCCGTACCCGCGCCTGAAGCGGTCTGGACCCTATGGCGTGATGCCACGCCCCTGCCCGGACCGGTGGTGGACCAGTTGATCCGGTGGGCCGGCGGGGCCGTGGGCGGTCGTTTCCGGCCCTACCCGCCCGCTCCTCTCATGGCCCACCTGGCCTCGGGCGGGTCCCGTCTCCAGGGGGCTACCGCCCGCTTCTGGCAGGGTGACGCCGACGCCGGGGAAATTGTCGATCTTCTCTGGCCGCCGGGAGGTGACGACAGCAGGCAAAATTCGACGGCGGCAGGAACTGAAACGCCGTAACCGGAATTTTGTCAATTTAATACATAAAGGCAGCATGCCCATTTAAAGGGAATGGTGTCTTTGTCTGCATGATCACGGGTGATGAAAGTTCGCACACTTTTCCGGTACGGCAGCGTCCTTTTGTTGCTGGCGGCCTTGGGGTCGGCGGCCGCCTTCGCCGCCCAGCCCGAACCCGATGCGGTTCAGGGGCGGGTCCTTCTGGACGGGTGGGACTGGACCCGCCGGTCCACCTTGGACTTGCGCGGGGAATGGGAATTCTACTGGCAGCAGCTGCTGGAGCCCCAGCATTTCCGGCCGCCCTTCCGGGCTCCCGCACCCGAATATATGCGGGTCCCGGGCCCATGGTCGGGGCCCTTGCCCCAGACGGGCTACGCCACCTACCGCCTGATCGTCCGGGGCGGGGAATGGCCGGGACCCATGGCCGTCAGGTTAGGCTGGACCTGCTCGGCCTACCGGTTGTGGGTGGACGATGACCTGCTCCACAGCCAAGGCCGGGTGGGCACCTCGCCGGACACATCGGAGCCTCGCTACGGCCCCGCCGTCATCCCCTTTGAACCCGCCGGTGAAGAAATCCAGCTGGTGATCCAGGTGGCCAATTTCCACCACCGGTGCGGGGGGCTTTGGAGCGCCCCCGTCCTGGGCCCCCGGGAAAAGGTAGCCCATTTGGACTTCCAGTACACCGCCCGGGATTTGTTCCTGGCCGGCACCATCTTCATACAAGGGCTGTTCCACATGGCCCTGACGGTGCTGAACCGCCGCCGCATCACGGTGCACCTGATGTTCGGTCTG
The nucleotide sequence above comes from Sphingobacteriaceae bacterium. Encoded proteins:
- a CDS encoding L,D-transpeptidase family protein is translated as MRGAGGPMAVLQRRWKAMLIVSLMLVLIPVVPLTRALVPESRLVAAGDVHAPACGVRQEEGTVPALRAAWWWLWTARRDGGDPGHQYAIVIDTFTETLTLFRDGEVFKQYPVAVGKPATPTPPGEWRVTNKSTNWGGGFGTRWNGLNVPWGIYGIHGTNQPHAIGRHVSGGCIRMFNRDVEELYDIIPIGTPVTIYGPLPSVAPRPSIGGGSGKFILVMQLRLRQAGFDPGSVDGRFGPATERSIADLHAFYGLPPSGELSRDGQRLIYFPE